From a single Camelus bactrianus isolate YW-2024 breed Bactrian camel chromosome 11, ASM4877302v1, whole genome shotgun sequence genomic region:
- the PWWP2B gene encoding PWWP domain-containing protein 2B isoform X1: protein MPPTQRGRHWAAAAWPPVSPRRPASPRPGLPASCSRRRDFLPAEPGWLPGRQTWRRGTRGSGLFGLPPAAALPQAQDPPVNGCHSLAPTERDVEAMQLGTGPPPPPCGDRPPETTCPEPPPPLVPPLPAGSLPPFPPYFEGAPFPPPLWLRNTYRQWVPQPPPRGIKRTRRRLSRNRDPGHLALSPIRLRPRQILCEKCKSTLSPPEASTGPPAAPRPRRRLGGGPGPDRESRKSEDPDGGGDAAAAVKRSRRERQEEARARVPRSPVIKISYSTPQGTGEVVEIPSRVHGSLEPFCPPQAPHGGGQDPEVPRDRPPSGPLASIPKLKLTRPVPPGMEPLPPRIRLKPRRVGAGEQEPVYRAELVDELKGPGRGPRAGSAAPLATGPAHQGLVDLSSGSSGEDDGCKGCPRGKHGRHGLALLAAGPPRTGCAGESAWSGDSLDESKSSGSEVASPDPCDLSSGDGVSLPSSSSSQDARPTVPPLTVRLHTQSVSKCVTEDGRTVAVGDVVWGKVHGFPWWPARVLDISLSQKEDGEPSWQEAKVSWFGSPTTSFLSISKLSPFSEFFKLRFNRKKKGMYRKAITEAAKAAQHVAPEIRELLTQFET, encoded by the coding sequence GTCTGGCCTCTTCGGCCTGCCCCCGGCGGCTGCACTGCCCCAGGCCCAGGACCCCCCCGTCAACGGCTGCCACAGCCTGGCCCCCACGGAGAGGGACGTGGAGGCAATGCAGCTGGGGACAGGCCCCCCTCCACCACCCTGTGGGGACCGGCCCCCTGAGACCACCTGCCCTGAGCCGCCCCCGCCCCTCGTGCCACCGCTGCCCGCCGGAAGCCTGCCCCCATTCCCGCCCTACTTCGAAGgcgcccccttccctcctccgcTCTGGCTGAGAAACACGTACCGCCAGTGGGTGCCACAGCCGCCCCCCCGGGGCATCAAGAGGACGCGAAGGCGCCTGTCCCGCAACCGTGACCCGGGCCACCTGGCCCTGAGCCCCATCCGCCTGCGGCCACGCCAAATCCTCTGTGAGAAGTGCAAGAGCACCCTGAGCCCCCCAGAGGCCAGCACCGGCCCCCCGGCCGCCCCCCGGCCGCGCCGGAGGCTGGGCGGTGGCCCGGGCCCCGACAGGGAGTCCCGCAAGTCCGAGGACCCCGACGGCGGGGGTGATGCCGCGGCTGCTGTGAAGAGAAGCAGgcgggagaggcaggaggaggccagGGCCCGGGTCCCGCGAAGCCCCGTCATCAAGATCTCCTACAGCACGCCCCAGGGCACCGGCGAGGTGGTGGAGATCCCCTCCCGTGTGCATGGCTCCCTGGAGCCCTTCTGCCCCCCACAGGCCCCGCATGGCGGCGGCCAGGACCCTGAGGTGCCAAGGGACAGGCCACCCAGTGGGCCCCTCGCCTCCATCCCCAAGCTGAAGCTGACTCGGCCTGTGCCCCCCGGCATGGAACCGCTGCCCCCCAGGATCCGCCTGAAGCCTCGCCGCGTGGGGGCCGGTGAGCAGGAGCCCGTCTACAGGGCCGAGCTGGTGGACGAGCTGAAGGGCCCCGGGCGTGGCCCCCGGGCCGGCTCCGCTGCCCCCCTGGCCACCGGCCCTGCCCACCAGGGGCTGGTGGACTTGTCTTCTGGAAGTTCCGGCGAGGACGACGGCTGCAAGGGGTGCCCCCGGGGCAAGCACGGGCGCCATGGCCTGGCTTTGCTGGCCGCCGGCCCCCCACGAACGGGCTGTGCTGGTGAGTCCGCGTGGAGCGGCGACAGCCTGGACGAGTCCAAATCGTCTGGCTCCGAAGTGGCGTCACCAGACCCGTGTGACCTCTCGTCCGGCGACGGTGTGTCCCTGCCATCCTCGTCCTCGTCCCAGGATGCACGGCCGACGGTCCCGCCCCTCACGGTCAGGCTGCACACGCAGAGCGTCTCCAAGTGTGTGACCGAGGATGGAAGGACCGTGGCTGTAGGGGACGTCGTGTGGGGTAAGGTTCATGGCTTTCCTTGGTGGCCAGCGCGTGTCCTGGACATCAGTCTTAGCCAGAAGGAGGACGGGGAGCCCTCCTGGCAAGAAGCGAAGGTTTCGTGGTTTGGTTCTCCGACTACATCGTTCTTGTCTATTTCAAAACTCTCCCCTTTCTCTGAATTTTTCAAACTGAGATTTAACCGTAAGAAGAAGGGGATGTATCGGAAAGCTATAACAGAGGCTGCCAAGGCCGCGCAGCACGTGGCCCCGGAAATCAGGGAGCTCTTAACCCAGTTTGAAACATAG
- the PWWP2B gene encoding PWWP domain-containing protein 2B isoform X2 — translation MEPRAGCRLPVRVEQVVNGALLVTVNCGERSFAGILLDCTKKSGLFGLPPAAALPQAQDPPVNGCHSLAPTERDVEAMQLGTGPPPPPCGDRPPETTCPEPPPPLVPPLPAGSLPPFPPYFEGAPFPPPLWLRNTYRQWVPQPPPRGIKRTRRRLSRNRDPGHLALSPIRLRPRQILCEKCKSTLSPPEASTGPPAAPRPRRRLGGGPGPDRESRKSEDPDGGGDAAAAVKRSRRERQEEARARVPRSPVIKISYSTPQGTGEVVEIPSRVHGSLEPFCPPQAPHGGGQDPEVPRDRPPSGPLASIPKLKLTRPVPPGMEPLPPRIRLKPRRVGAGEQEPVYRAELVDELKGPGRGPRAGSAAPLATGPAHQGLVDLSSGSSGEDDGCKGCPRGKHGRHGLALLAAGPPRTGCAGESAWSGDSLDESKSSGSEVASPDPCDLSSGDGVSLPSSSSSQDARPTVPPLTVRLHTQSVSKCVTEDGRTVAVGDVVWGKVHGFPWWPARVLDISLSQKEDGEPSWQEAKVSWFGSPTTSFLSISKLSPFSEFFKLRFNRKKKGMYRKAITEAAKAAQHVAPEIRELLTQFET, via the coding sequence GTCTGGCCTCTTCGGCCTGCCCCCGGCGGCTGCACTGCCCCAGGCCCAGGACCCCCCCGTCAACGGCTGCCACAGCCTGGCCCCCACGGAGAGGGACGTGGAGGCAATGCAGCTGGGGACAGGCCCCCCTCCACCACCCTGTGGGGACCGGCCCCCTGAGACCACCTGCCCTGAGCCGCCCCCGCCCCTCGTGCCACCGCTGCCCGCCGGAAGCCTGCCCCCATTCCCGCCCTACTTCGAAGgcgcccccttccctcctccgcTCTGGCTGAGAAACACGTACCGCCAGTGGGTGCCACAGCCGCCCCCCCGGGGCATCAAGAGGACGCGAAGGCGCCTGTCCCGCAACCGTGACCCGGGCCACCTGGCCCTGAGCCCCATCCGCCTGCGGCCACGCCAAATCCTCTGTGAGAAGTGCAAGAGCACCCTGAGCCCCCCAGAGGCCAGCACCGGCCCCCCGGCCGCCCCCCGGCCGCGCCGGAGGCTGGGCGGTGGCCCGGGCCCCGACAGGGAGTCCCGCAAGTCCGAGGACCCCGACGGCGGGGGTGATGCCGCGGCTGCTGTGAAGAGAAGCAGgcgggagaggcaggaggaggccagGGCCCGGGTCCCGCGAAGCCCCGTCATCAAGATCTCCTACAGCACGCCCCAGGGCACCGGCGAGGTGGTGGAGATCCCCTCCCGTGTGCATGGCTCCCTGGAGCCCTTCTGCCCCCCACAGGCCCCGCATGGCGGCGGCCAGGACCCTGAGGTGCCAAGGGACAGGCCACCCAGTGGGCCCCTCGCCTCCATCCCCAAGCTGAAGCTGACTCGGCCTGTGCCCCCCGGCATGGAACCGCTGCCCCCCAGGATCCGCCTGAAGCCTCGCCGCGTGGGGGCCGGTGAGCAGGAGCCCGTCTACAGGGCCGAGCTGGTGGACGAGCTGAAGGGCCCCGGGCGTGGCCCCCGGGCCGGCTCCGCTGCCCCCCTGGCCACCGGCCCTGCCCACCAGGGGCTGGTGGACTTGTCTTCTGGAAGTTCCGGCGAGGACGACGGCTGCAAGGGGTGCCCCCGGGGCAAGCACGGGCGCCATGGCCTGGCTTTGCTGGCCGCCGGCCCCCCACGAACGGGCTGTGCTGGTGAGTCCGCGTGGAGCGGCGACAGCCTGGACGAGTCCAAATCGTCTGGCTCCGAAGTGGCGTCACCAGACCCGTGTGACCTCTCGTCCGGCGACGGTGTGTCCCTGCCATCCTCGTCCTCGTCCCAGGATGCACGGCCGACGGTCCCGCCCCTCACGGTCAGGCTGCACACGCAGAGCGTCTCCAAGTGTGTGACCGAGGATGGAAGGACCGTGGCTGTAGGGGACGTCGTGTGGGGTAAGGTTCATGGCTTTCCTTGGTGGCCAGCGCGTGTCCTGGACATCAGTCTTAGCCAGAAGGAGGACGGGGAGCCCTCCTGGCAAGAAGCGAAGGTTTCGTGGTTTGGTTCTCCGACTACATCGTTCTTGTCTATTTCAAAACTCTCCCCTTTCTCTGAATTTTTCAAACTGAGATTTAACCGTAAGAAGAAGGGGATGTATCGGAAAGCTATAACAGAGGCTGCCAAGGCCGCGCAGCACGTGGCCCCGGAAATCAGGGAGCTCTTAACCCAGTTTGAAACATAG